The sequence below is a genomic window from Selenomonas ruminantium subsp. lactilytica TAM6421.
GTGCGGACATTGGCGATTACCTTTTCCGCCACCGCCTTGACTTCTGCCAGGCTGGCCCCAGCCTCTGCCTTGGCGCCGGCAATCTTGTGTACCAGCACAGTCCCGGCCACCCCACGACGCCCCGTGGTATACAGGCTGTCTTTCACAGCCACATCGTCATTGACCACCACATAATCGGCTTCGATGTCCTCATCTTTTGCCATGTCGATGGCCATCTCAAAATTCATCACATCACCGGTGTAGTTCTTGACGATACAGAGCACGCCCTTATCGGTGGACACTGCCTGAATCCCGGCCAGGATCTTGTCCGGCGTCGGTGAGGTAAAGACTGCTCCGGCCACGGCCGCATCCAGCATGCCTTCACCCACGAAACCACCATGGGCCGGCTCATGGCCGCTGCCGCCGCCACTGACCAAGGCTACCTTGCCTTCTTTTTTCTGCGCCCGGACGACAACATTGCCTTCCTCTAATTTCTTCAGCTTCTGGGGGGCTGATTTTACCAGACCAAGAATCATCTGTTCTTCTACCGATTCCACACCGTTGATCAGTTTCTTCATTATCCATATCCTCCCTATCGGGCCTCCGCCCTTTCTATACACAACAACAGACAGTTCCCCTCCAGAAACTGTCTGCCTGGTATGCTTATTTGATGACCATTACCGGAATGGGCGATTCCTCGATGACCTTCTGGCTCACGCTGCCAATCAGCGCGCCCTTGAAGAGCCCCAGTCCCCGGCTGCCCATGATGATCATATCGCTATGTTCCTGAGCTGCTACCCGGATGATTGCTTTATGGATGCTGCCGGTCTCCACATGTTTGGCAGCCCGCAGATCCTCCGGAATCTTCTCCCAGATGCGGTCAAAGACTATATGACTGGGAATGTCCTTGTTGATATTGCTGGACACATAGACAAAATCCAAATCGGCTTTGCATTTCTCTGCGAGAAAAATAGCCTCATCCACCGCCTTGCAGCCATTAACTGAACCGTCAACGGGCACGAGGATTTTTTGAATCTTCCCCATACTAAAACCTCCCCACGCATTTATTCATCGCTTTGTTTACTATTTCGCTCCTGCCCGTTATAAATCCTGCAAGATACCCCGAGAAAATCCACAGCACGCCGACTTTTTCGGCCTTTGTAACTTTTTTGCATATTTTTTAAAAAAGTGCTTGACACACATACCGATTATCCGTATAATATTTCTTGTGATTGCGGGATGTGGCACAGTTTGGTAGCGCGCTTCGTTCGGGACGAAGAGGCCGCAGGTTCGAATCCTGTCATCCCGACCATTGAGAGGTCAAGCCAGTAACTTCGGTTGCTGGCTTTTTTGCTATGTAAATATGCAAATTTATCATATTGTGAGCCGGTTACATAAAATCAACCAGCCAGATGCTATAATCAAATCAATAAGAAAACAATAACGCACATAGGAGGATAGATTATGGCAACGACGGTTATTACCAACGACAATTTCAAAAACGAGGTGCTGGATCACCCAGGCACGGTGCTCATTGACTTCTGGGCAGAATGGTGCGGCCCCTGCCGGATGCTCAGCCCGGTCATCGATGAGGTGGCGGCGGAAAATCCTGCCATCAAAGTGGGCAAAGTCAATGTGGACGAACAACAGGAACTGGCGGCCCAGTTCGGCATCATGAGCATCCCCACCCTGCTGGTCTTCAAGAACGGCCAGAAAGTCAACGAATCCTTAGGGCTTATCCCCAAGGAACAGGTAGAAAAACTTATCGGCTAAAGATAACATATTCCTTACCAGCAAAAATCCCGCTGACATCCAATGTCAGCGGGATTTTTATAAATTGCAGTTTGTAGGTGCGAGCCTGAACACATTTGTTACAGATCAGTGGGGCGGCGGTGGGAATACTTTTTCGCCGCTTCACTAAATGTCCCGCCAGCAGAAGTACGCATCTTCCAGTAACCTGCGCCGGTCTTGCCCGGCGCCATCTGGCTAAACAGCTCTAAAATTGCCGAGAGGGTCGTTTTAGCGGAAACAGAAAAAGTACTCCCCCGTGAACCCCTGACTGCGTATGAACGGGATACCTTCAGCACGAACGCACTGACAAATTGCAACTTGTATATGCATGCCTTTTTATTTTCCGGCCAATTGTTTCATCGCATCCCTGTCGATGATTTTGATGCAGCCCCGGGAGTTCTTGATCAGGCCTTCCTGATTGAAATACTTCACCAGACGGCTGACCACTTCCCGGGCGGTACCCATAAAGCGGGCAATCTGCTCATGGGTCAGATGGATTTCCGCTGAACCATTTTTCTCGCTTTCTTCCAATAAGAAGATAGCCAGCCTGCGGTCAGCCGAGAAGAACAATACCTGCTGCATCTTCCAGAGCATGTCCGACAGACGGCGGGTGGCCATCTGATAGCCATAGCAGCGCACCTGGATGTTGCCATCGGACAATTTGCGGAAGGTTGGCGATTTGACCAGCAGAACTTCCGTATCTTCCTCGGCATCCACATAGACCTCAAAGGTCAGCGATTCCAGCACGCAGGGTGCCGACAGGATGCCCACATCATCGGCAAAGAGCCGGTAGAGCGTGACCTCCCGTCCATCCTCGGACATAGTATAGACACGCAGCTGCCCCTTTTTCAACAGCAGCACACCAATACAATCAAGCGGTCCCTGATGGACGTGCGTCCCCTTAGGATAATGCACGATTTGGGAACCGGCGATCAATATTTCTTTTTCCGCCGCTGACAGATGCGGCCAAAAGTCAAAGTGATGAATAAACAGATCCACAAATTCTGAAGTCAAATTAGTCCCCTCCCCCATTATTTAGGTAAAAAAATTGCCCCCATGAAGGGGGCAACTTTTGCTGTGTTCTTCCCAGTCCCGATATCTTAGCGGAAGAGCTGGCTCACAGAGCGATGGCTCTGGATGCGCATGATCACATCACCGATAGCATCGGCCAGGGACAGCGTCACGAACTTATCGGACTGCTTCTCCGGCGGCAGCGGAATCGTGTTGGTGATGACCAGCTTTTCAATGCAGGAATCATTGATGCGCTGCACAGCCGGATCACTCAGGATAGCATGAGAGCAGGAAGCGAATACGCGCTTTGCGCCCTGCTTTTCGAGAGCCTTAGCACCTTCGCAGAGAGAACCAGCCGTATCGACGATATCATCGATGATGATGGCCGTCTTGCCCTTTACGTCGCCAATGAGGTTCATGACCTCAGC
It includes:
- the dhaK gene encoding dihydroxyacetone kinase subunit DhaK — encoded protein: MKKLINGVESVEEQMILGLVKSAPQKLKKLEEGNVVVRAQKKEGKVALVSGGGSGHEPAHGGFVGEGMLDAAVAGAVFTSPTPDKILAGIQAVSTDKGVLCIVKNYTGDVMNFEMAIDMAKDEDIEADYVVVNDDVAVKDSLYTTGRRGVAGTVLVHKIAGAKAEAGASLAEVKAVAEKVIANVRTMGMAISPCTVPAAGKPGFELAEDEVEIGIGIHGEPGTTREKLGTADETAKKLLDKILADIDYKGQEVVVLVNGMGATPLMELYIINNFVQDYLKAQGVKVYDTMVGNYMTSIEMAGFSLTLLRLDDEMKALYDAPADTLALKR
- a CDS encoding universal stress protein; this encodes MGKIQKILVPVDGSVNGCKAVDEAIFLAEKCKADLDFVYVSSNINKDIPSHIVFDRIWEKIPEDLRAAKHVETGSIHKAIIRVAAQEHSDMIIMGSRGLGLFKGALIGSVSQKVIEESPIPVMVIK
- the trxA gene encoding thioredoxin encodes the protein MATTVITNDNFKNEVLDHPGTVLIDFWAEWCGPCRMLSPVIDEVAAENPAIKVGKVNVDEQQELAAQFGIMSIPTLLVFKNGQKVNESLGLIPKEQVEKLIG
- a CDS encoding Crp/Fnr family transcriptional regulator, yielding MTSEFVDLFIHHFDFWPHLSAAEKEILIAGSQIVHYPKGTHVHQGPLDCIGVLLLKKGQLRVYTMSEDGREVTLYRLFADDVGILSAPCVLESLTFEVYVDAEEDTEVLLVKSPTFRKLSDGNIQVRCYGYQMATRRLSDMLWKMQQVLFFSADRRLAIFLLEESEKNGSAEIHLTHEQIARFMGTAREVVSRLVKYFNQEGLIKNSRGCIKIIDRDAMKQLAGK